ttgagagtTTTTGTTAATAACTAGCTTTGATATTCCCTAgctcctagctagctaggtattTCAATAAAGATATTCTAATTTAGATGCAAGAATTCCCTCCATCAAGCAAGTTGGATACTAAAATATATGGTGATCAAACTAGTACAATAACCAAGGAGCACATAGAAAAGTACTTAAATGGGCTCACCATAGATGAGGTAAGTGTACTGATTATTACCTCATAATACTAGTCTTATAGTTATTCCATAGCCAATAAATATGCTATAGAATGTCTATCACAACATCTTATCAAAACATTTCTCAAATGTTACTATGTTTCATATACTTAATCTACAATTAAACCATGCAAAAATTAATGCCCTCCAAATAGTAACCAACCAAGCCCAATAGTAATAAGATCCTATAACAGAATTGGGTATGAAGGAAGAATTTATGGAGAATAGTTGTGGGAATGGTACaaagttgaaaaatatatatggaaCAAAACTAGAAGTTGGCAGGCTAGGCCAACTTCTATACTCACTAAGGaccataaaatgaaatattgatAAAGACAATTTGGAGGCACCATCTTGGCGAATAAGCTAAAAGCCTTGTCAAACACAGAAGTGTGGCACCAACACTTTTGGTGCTTCCCTTGTGAGCATTTACAGGAAATTCATGCCACACCTTCTAACATGTCAATTGCCCAGATGGgttatattttttgtacattATCACACTAGCTTCCTTCAATCATGGAATGACATCCCCAATTTTATATTACTTAAATACAGAGTGTTGTTGCTACTATTTCTGTTCCATTTTGCCTATTTTCTTGAGAGGTTCGTTCATTTCTTATAGTTTAAAGAACCTGCTGAACTAAAGCTGTTATGTCTGAAGTTTTAGCTGTAAGAAAGGTGCACCAAACATGCTTGCTTAGACTTGGGTTGTAGCATAATGTAGTTGAAGGTGATGCTTTAGTGTTAATTAAGGATGTGATTAGTGAAGAAGAGAGCTAAACCTGGTATGGGCATTAATATTCAGGCAGGCCAAGATGATTATGAGAAAACCTCAACCAGTTGATGCATATGATCTGCACAAATACAATTTGTAAGTTCTTTTTCTTGGAGTTATATGAAAGGATATTTCAATAAATTGTAAAGAGACAAACCCACCTTGGCAaccttatctttttttttggatggattgacccaaaacaaattaaaaagggGGGATTCATGCATGCTCTAAGTTGATATAATTCTTGGATGATCCTCATTATTAAACTTTACATATACAAACCTTCTTCACAAGCAGCATAACTAATTAGAAGCagagaattttttttgtaaattgatAAGGTTGCTTCACATGAACTTAACACTACATATGTGCATTTCTCTTCCAGTGAATTAGCAAACACTAATCACTTTGTAATCTCGCAAGTTAGACCTTATAACCAATTATAACTAAAAGAAATTCAAGCCCATGCAAAAGCATTAGTAGTGTATACTGTAAAGGCTTTGTATTGAAGTATTGATTTGAGTTTCCAagccaataaattatataaatggtTTCAAATTTATATCCTATGGgagataaaagaaattaataaaacacatGAACTCAATCAATGACAGGAGCAGAAACTAAGTGAACCTAACCCAACAATAAAGGCACAATCATCAACTtggcatgaaagaaaaatatgaaagcAAAATCTAAGGAAATATAGAACATAAATGTGGGGGAAAAGGTCTCTAGGTAGAGTCACATTGTCATCTCTCCAATTAAAAATAAGCCCAAAAAAGACATCATGAAGCAGAGAAATGGTCCGGCACACCAATTACACCATCCATGTTATTATCTAATATAAAATTTGTAAGGACTTTTTCAACCTAATATCAATCAAATATTACCCttggtaaacaaaacaaaaaaaaaaaaccattctcATCTAAATGAGCAATATTGATATGGGCATCATTTTTTTCAGTACTATCAAGTTTTTGGATGAATGGACTATGTTGCTCAAAATTTATAAAGGCAAGATCTATTAGAACGTACTATGTATTTAGGGACTAAAAACTTAGTTTATTCTTGTTAATTTAAGCAAAATTAACACAACATTCTTTCTGTTATTAGACTCATAGAATaagcaaaatgaaaataaaaatctctgcaatatatggttttttttgtagtgagaaCATTAACAAAAACAATTATGGCACAACTCATATATAAAACTTTAATATTAAGCTAGCATAATATGAAGTAAATGACTAACAATATATTACCCAACATCTACTTTCAAATACATAACATACAAGAAATATCACTCGAGTTATAAAAGCTAGGTGtcctttatatataattttgtgtaTAAATCCATCATAAAAGGAGCCATTAAAGATAATGAGAGCAAAAGTTTTTGAAATTATAGTTCATATAGATCTGAATTGGGAGTGCTTATTAATTGGCTaaagagaggaaaaggaagcaaaggaaaaatgctagaaaatcaaaggaaagaaTGAAGAGAGGTGGGGGAAGATAAGGAGATTAAAGTAACCCAAATGTCATAAAACATTTCCTATGGAGGGCAAATAATCTTCCAGGATCAACTAAAGtaacatttgaagaaaaatgttaGTAAAAACCCCTACTGTCCAATCTCTAGTTGAGAAGAAGAGACAGTAATACATGTACTATGGACATGTATAGATCACATCAATATTTGGGCAATTGCAAGTAGTAAGCTGCAGAAGTGGGAGTTAACATGGCAGATTTTACAGAGTTATGGATGAATGTTATCtttgtttaaaaagaataaattaattatgtgatGCACATGTAAAAATTTAGTGTTGTAAGGTGCATGAGAGAAAATGTCTTAAATACACACAAACAAGATAAAGCAGCAACCAAAGATTCAAGGTCAACAAGAAGCTCAAAACTTACAAACAACTCTCTTTTGTTCTTTAAATCATATAACATCAGATTAACAAGCCTTGAGTTTCATATTGAACTTGGTTTCCATTTATTTAAGGTGTGattctatcttcttcttcttcttcttcttcttcttcttctttttggggggggggggggggggtttggggTGTGAATCTTTTGCTCTTTTCATAATTTGTTAACTATAGACAACAAGGGCTGTTGGTGTTTCTTGCGCTAATTTGCTTGCTTGTATTTGGAGAATAATATGGGTCAAAATTGGAACTTTGGAAGCTATGAGGAGATTTTGTTGGGATTTATAGAACCATATATGATCAACAAATAAATTTAGTCAGGCATTACAAGTacacccaaaaaacaaaaaaaatctggaACACACATCAGGAACTAAATAAgtacatgaacatatttgagCAAATATATTATAGAAGTTGGCTTAGTCTTATTTTATACTCCACTTGCCAATACAATGACCCCACTTAAGCTAAACATGCTAACCCAACACAAGCATCTCAAAAATACCTTGCTCTCCAtctcaaacttttgaaattCATTCAGATTTTACCTCAAGTAAGAAAATAAAGTCACCCAACATCACTTACACACACAACAGCTGAAATAGATGTAATTAATtactttaatatttgaaaacgTGGCATGCCATAAGAGGAAACAGCAAAACCTGGATTATAACAGATATTTCTGAGATTTCAACACTACACTATTGAAATAAATCTTTGTGTCATTTGGTTAAGCATTTCAATGGGCATGAATTAACAAATAAGCATTTCAATGGGCATGAATAAACAAATTCCTGGTGATCCTGAAGTTATTGAAGGTACTTTGTATGTATATAACTTGTAAGGCatcaattttatgttttaaaaagatACTATAATAAGATGATCCATCTTAAGCAATAAACAACTAATTGGGATGTGAcatcttttttaattataattcctTTCTTGTTTGTTCGGTACCTTGTATGGGAAGATTTGATGAAAAGGTTTCTTGTCTTCATCTTTATCATGTGCTCAACATATATAACCAAAAAGAAGGTCATTGGTTTtaacattaattttataatccaaGTACTCCAAggaacatataaatatttctacaacaaaattatttataggatcgaatgctagctagctagatcatGTATGTAGCACAAGGTTTgactaaaaacattaaaaattgcTCCCTCCTAACAGACATCAACAGAAAAGACATATAAATAGAATGTTTCAAACCTGTGATTACATGAATTAATGAGTTAATTGCTCTTTGAAAATTAGGGTAGTGGAAAAGGAGACATTTGAAATcacaacaatttaaattcaaagacaacatcatctTCCTTAGCCATTATAtcagttttatataaaaaaaaaaaattgttgaattGACTTCTATATCTGGTATCCCACCAACATATTTGCCCCAAACAGTTTTTTCATTTGCACAAAAGTGACATCCCAGGTTTGCTACTTTCATGGTCACTGCACCCACCCAACAGAGAGAAACTAAATAAATAGaagtatttgaatattattgaaGTTAGTTTAATGTGATGTTATTTTTCAGAAATCAATTCATATTATGTCTAAGTTTACTATATTTAGTCTTTACTATTATTAGCTAATCCTGGAAGTTGTCTTTCTGATTTAAAGATGTTGTGAGTCTCAATGTAAGTATATATATCAGATTATTGAGAAATGAAGAGCCAGAACACTTAGAATCAATCTTCATGTTGTAGATTGAAGTTTCTCTCAAAACTGACTCTGTTTTGAATCTGTTATTATCAACACAGATTCATTAATCTTGGggctattaaataaataaaaatcagaaaaagGCAATAAGTTCTATTAAATTCCTGCCAATTTTGGTACCACTATATTCAGAATTTTGTACCATCAATTttttgcaagattttcttcatgacTTTCTGCTTACATCCACCACAATGGATGTTAACTTTGAGAACAGATTTTTGCATGCACAagcaagccaaaaaaaaaaaaaaagcataaagtATAGGTAAATACCATTCAAATGGAATCAAATACCAAGATAATTAGCTATTATTGGCTTTGGGTATAACATGGGGCTATTAGAAGGAGGCCATAAGATAAAATGCATCCAAACACGATACAATGCAGAACAAGTTCATTCAGAACATGTAGAAATAAGCAAATTTTCAGATACAGGAGAACATTAATAGGATCATTatacttgaaaaatattaataaaatcagaaaagaaacaactaaaactgaaaaataccTGTCCATAGACAAATACAAAACTATTGAATCCAGccaaaaaattttcaacaagACCCCCTACAAGCTCGAACATATcttgctgaaaataaaatagaattatttagcATTCAACACCAACAACAGATTAAAAGGTGATTAAAAGATGTGTGCGGAACGGTAAAAACAGAGAGGGTAGAGTCTGTGTGCGCTTGAGTAAACCAGAACAGGGAGGGTGAGATCAGAGAGTGAGAAGGTTGAGAAAAAGCTTACCAGTGTGAAGAGAACTACTGGAGACGACACTACAGAGATTCGATCAACCAAGATGAACAAAATGGTTCTAGGGTTCAAATCGCACAATCACAAAATCAGAAATAGGGTTCAATTTGATCACAAAAACagtagagagaggaagagagagtgaaagAGAGAATGGCTCACCGAGAGGAGGTGGTCGACGGCGAGAGTCCACGTCCACCTGAGGGTTTATCGCACGACAatgagaaataagaaaaaaaaatgtaagaatgAAAATCGGAGGAAAAATCAAAATGGTCAGTTGCAGTAAGAACGAAAATGAAGAAAGGGGAATCGGGATATCTGAGTGTACGAGGGAAAATCGAAGGGGAGAGGTGGAGAGAAATTAAAATTGGCACCTGCCGCTTTTAAAAGATATTCCCAACGATTTAAGTTTTGCTGTAATTAAATATATACCACTTGCAGCCATTTTTTACGttgtaaaaagtttaaaattgatGCAAAAGTCTAGCCTAGATAATGTGGCAAAttttttcattacaaaaaataaaaaaagtcgcTGCAAAAAACTAGTTTCAAAACTTGATGCTAAAATGCAGCGGCAACATTAAAATCACTGCAATTGATAACCTGTTGCGGCGATTTTATTTCCAACAAtcttaaaatcgctgcaaaagatcctttttcttgtagtgtgggGGCTTGTGGGTCTTGGCATGGAGTTTCCTTGTCTCACACATCTTACAAGGTTGTACTTTACTGACATGTGTAAGTGAAGATCAAGTGAAGGGTGGATATGGGACCACAAGTGATTTGCTGAAATCTTTCCAGCTATCTTTGGGACGTTTAAAAACTTGGTGCAACCGGCTGACGGTGTGGCTAAAATGGGTGACACGTGGCACTCTCCTATTGGTCCACTGGTTATCTGGAAATcacaaaaatttttattacatcataaatttataaaaattctaatgAAACCAACGgtgcaattatttttatctaatagtGATCCTAAGTATCTCAAAAAAATCCAAGAAGTTACATGTTCTCTTTAAGGAACATAAATTGACTTTGCCTTTAAACCGAAATCCTAACTAGTTTAATCCATAGATTTATCCTATTTGTTTATGTTAGATCAATACATccaattattaaagaaaaaattttgatctAACTTGCTTTTAGGGTATTAGAGTTTCCACTATGGTTTGCTCAATGCTCATGGCGGAGCTAGTTACATGTTCAGATTTCATTAAAGGGTTGAATATGGTTTATTTGAATAAGTGAGTTTGTGATgcaatttggaaaaattattaaaaataatggcTAGACTATTGTGATTATTCTTTGAGGTAAAGACCCTAATCACTTTACCCTTATAATGTCAACAACCACTCATTTTTCTCTTGGTTTGGTAATGAGCCTCGCCTAAAAGTCTTTAATTTCTAATCTTTGTTGTTAAATCTAGGAGATGATTTTTAAATCAAGccaagtattttattttgtatggggtATTTTTAGTGATTGAAACAAACCTAATTTTTAAAGTAAGCCTCTTAAATTTTGGAACctcgaaaataaaatatatttttggtagttcatttatttatatgactttatttccttagaaatatttatcatgattcatcattttaattcatgttagaaaaatccatttatttagatgattttatttttctaagaaatatttattaaaactcgtcattttattttatgatgaaaagtattatttttGGATCAATATATCAAAGTTGAATTTTAAGTATAGTCTCATTCCATGTCATTTTCATTTCTCAACTTCTtttgtttagtttattttcattttctctatgTTTAATCTTTACACCTGGATTAAAGTTAAGAATCCCAAATGTTGGGCTAGTATATATTGCCCAAAATCCTGGTTCCcttccactctctctctcctcttttcttttctttcactttctccTCCAacatcatttctctctctccctttcctaTGCCAAGCCGGCAGGCGCCACTGTGAACAGTCACCCTAGCCACTACAAGGACGCCATTGCCGGCCAACTACCTGCTCCTCTCTCTTAGCCCCCAATCTCTTAGGATTTCTCCTTTTCCCTCCCAATGCTCTCTCGGTCAGTCTCTCTCCCATCTCTCTGCTTCTCTTTCCACCAAAGCTCAGCCCCTTTCCATCACCTCCACCAATATTGCTCGTCCATTAGCAAAAACTCTCTTTCCCCTAGCTTGGCTTCTCTTCCCCATCTTCATTTCtccatttctctctctattgCTGCCATTTGTCATGCCAATCGTGCAGCCCAACCATCTCCTCCATCCTCAAACCACCACCGAAAGCCACCAAAGCCCTGTCTTGTGTAATCTAAAACAATAgcaaaatacacacacacacacacacacacactctctctctctctctctctctctctctctctctctctctctctctctctctctctctctctctctctctctctctctctctctctctctctccacccacCATGCAAACCACATATTTTCCTCCACCCATCAAAAGCCCATGTCCAAGCTCCACCTCCCTCAATCCCAAGCCAGCCACTACCTCTCTTCCTTGCACCACCAAGAGCCATTAATAGAAGACCTACCGTGAAGAACCACCAATAACAACAACAAGCCTATGTGGTTGTACAACCATGAGCCACCCAGCGGCACCACCCCTTGATTTAACAGTATAACTCTCTCCAATTTAGGTTATTAGTGGCTTATGGGCTAAGTCATATTTATTATTCACATACATGTGTTTTGGATTAAGAAGTAAGTGTGTAGTGTTTGTAAGCATGTGATTGAGTTGGAAATGGAATGTTGTGAAATATGCTCTGTGTTGTGAATTGTGAATGTGAAGTTTAAGATGTGGTTGTACTGTATGAAGTGATGGGATGATTGTATAgtttgtgaagtgttgggattgTGGAGGTTGGAAAATTGTGAAGCGTGATGATTGTATGGGTTTGAAAGCTTGTGAAACAATGTGTTCATATTGGTTGTTATATATTGGGTTTAAACCTCCATTTATGTTTAAGTGAAGAAAGTccaagtcaatggtagttttaTACATTTTCTAAGTTTAAATTGTATATGCActtgaaaatgaaatgacatTAAATTATGAGTGCATGTAAGTTGCCATTGGAAACGCACATGACTGGACTATATGAAATGAAAACATGGAGTCCAAataagtatatattatattcttacacttctagagttttctaaatgatatgaaaataaaaataaaatacttttctttttatgaaaaaaatgtttctttttattgaatgatggaaaatgaaatgttttcttagaaataaaatgatggtttaTGAAAGTATATTAAAGTATTAATGTTTtaaagtatatgtatgtaattGTCTTCTTTgacagcccctttttatgcatcTCAAAAATAGTTGTATGAATGTGAAATGGATGTTATATGTTAATGGTGGGTTTTCTGTTAATGGAGTGCCATTTCCTTGCACCACCGAGACCTATTAACAGAAGACCTActccctttgaaaaaagtagGTAAGTTCAGGACCCAcgcgaaaaaaaaaatcattttgtaatGGTGAGGGtcccacttttttttctttcaaatggaGTGCATAAAACTTGTACACCTCCTAAGactatatgtagtattattctttacataaatatatcataCAGTAGAAAAGGAAATATATAGAGGTTTTACACCCTAAGACAGTATCTGGTATTACTCTTTACATAAATTGGTCCCCCATTGACACAATTGTTGGTTCCGCCACTGAATGAATGATGAAATTTATGATCGAGActatgaaatgatatttatcGGTGAATTTTATGCTCATGCtaaatgatgtttatgaaatCAAATAGATTggtgaatgaaaagaaaaaaaaaaattgaaaggaaatgaattttttaatgtatgaaactaTGTAACATCCATGAGTGAATAAATGACGGT
This sequence is a window from Carya illinoinensis cultivar Pawnee chromosome 9, C.illinoinensisPawnee_v1, whole genome shotgun sequence. Protein-coding genes within it:
- the LOC122276963 gene encoding uncharacterized protein LOC122276963 is translated as MGERLTERALGGKRRNPKRLGAKREEQITSGPIGECHVSPILATPSAGCTKFLNVPKIAGKISANHLWSHIHPSLDLHLHIYPDSPFFIFVLTATDHFDFSSDFHSYIFFSYFSLSCDKPSGGRGLSPSTTSSRTILFILVDRISVVSSPVVLFTLQDMFELVGGLVENFLAGFNSFVFVYGQIICINWLRFSHNHLGLPEY